The genomic window GATCCGTGAGCGGACGAAGGTCGAGCAGGTCGTCTGGCGCGACGGGCGCGCGGTCGGGGTTCGTTGCAAGGCCCGGGACGGCGAGTACGAGATCCACGCCGAGCTGGTCATCGGCGCCGACGGCCGGCGCTCCCGCGTCGCGGGCGAGGTCGGGGCCTGGACCCCGTACCGCGCCTCGAAGAACGGCCGCGGCTTCGTGTTCCGCTACCTCGACGACCCGCTCGGTGCCGACGCACCCGATGCGTTGGAGATCTTCCGGGCCGACGGCGAGCAGGTCCTCGTCCTCCCGTCCTGCCCGGCGGGCCGCACCCTCGTGGTCAACATGACCGACGCGGCGGCCATCCCGGTGTACCGGAGCGACTTCCACGCGCAGTGGCGGGGGATGCTGGACCGCAACCCGGCGCTCAAGGCCCGGGTCGGCGATGCCACGAATGCCGGAAAGCCGCGCATGACCGACGACCTGACCGCCTACTACCGGCGCTCGTGCGGCCCTGGCTGGGTGCTGGCCGGGGACGCCGGCCACTTCAAGGACCCGACCACCGGCAACGGGATGCGCGACGCGCTCAAGTTCGGCCGGCTGCTCGGCGAAGCCGTCGTGCCCTGCCTGCACGACCCTGCCGGGCTCGGCCCGGGCCGGATCGACAGAGACCGGCTCGACGCGGCCCTGCGGAAGTGGGAGGCCGCCCGCGATGCAGACACCATCTCCACCTACCACTGGGGCAACCGCGAGTCACGCCCCGGCGCGACCAGCCCGCTGGTTCGGGAGGTGCTGCGCACCTTCGTCGACTCCTCGGGCGGAGACCGGCCGAACCTGTCGGACACGTTCAACCGGGCCCGCCCGGTGGAGTCGGTGATCAATCCCAAGCGCCTGG from Mycobacteriales bacterium includes these protein-coding regions:
- a CDS encoding NAD(P)/FAD-dependent oxidoreductase, with the translated sequence MSTSIEKADVVIVGSRCAGTAAAVPLARAGLKVIVVDKGGFPSDTLSTHVLVPNGVQELQFMGALDGILALGPSKSRYLTVRDGDVEIIERFRPFSGIDYALCIPRDQQDAVLVQAARDAGAEIRERTKVEQVVWRDGRAVGVRCKARDGEYEIHAELVIGADGRRSRVAGEVGAWTPYRASKNGRGFVFRYLDDPLGADAPDALEIFRADGEQVLVLPSCPAGRTLVVNMTDAAAIPVYRSDFHAQWRGMLDRNPALKARVGDATNAGKPRMTDDLTAYYRRSCGPGWVLAGDAGHFKDPTTGNGMRDALKFGRLLGEAVVPCLHDPAGLGPGRIDRDRLDAALRKWEAARDADTISTYHWGNRESRPGATSPLVREVLRTFVDSSGGDRPNLSDTFNRARPVESVINPKRLVIGLVRSLRAPGADRKAILKEVWGELPMEFSLRRHRLLDGFRSTRPTSTERAGWSVGTPHSAPSYRAAAVGEGLAAAAESAA